The genomic segment GACTACGACCATGACGAAGAAGTATTCGTTGGGCTTCGTGGGCCGCAAGGCTGGCATGAGCCGCGTGTTCACTGAAGATGGCCGCTCCATCCCGGTGACCCTGATCGAAGCAACCCCGAACCGCATCGCGCAGATCAAGACCGTCGAAACCGACGGCTACAGCGCCGTGCAGGTGACCGTCGGCGCGCGTCGCGCTGCCCTGGTCAACAAGCCGGAAGCCGGCCACTTCGCCAAGGCGAAGGTGGAAGCGGGTCGTGGCCTGTGGGAATTCCGCGTTGAAGACGCGCAGCTCGGCGATTTCGCCGTTGGCGGCGAAGTCAAGGCGGACATCTTCGAAGTCGGCCAGATCGTCGACGTCCAGGGTGTCACCAAGGGTAAGGGCTTCCAGGGCACCATCAAGCGCCACAACTTCCGTATGGGCGATGCAACCCACGGTAACTCGCTGTCGCATCGCGCGCCGGGTTCGCTGGGTCAGCGCCAGACCCCGGGTCGTGTTTTCCCGGGCAAGAAGATGTCGGGCCACATGGGCGCGGTGCAGCAGAGCACCCAGAACCTGGAAGTGGTCAAGGTCGACGTCGAGCGCGGTCTGATCGCGGTTCGCGGCGCCGTTCCGGGCGCGGCGGGTGGCGACGTGATCGTCCGTCCGGCGAGCAAGGCATAAGGAGAGATGACGATGGAACTCGTTATCACGGGTAGCAACAACAAGGTCTCGGTCTCCGACGCCGTGTTCGGTCGCGATTTCAGCGAAGATCTGGTCCACCAGGTCGTCGTTGCCTACCGCAACGCCGGCCGCGCCGGCACCAAGGCACAGAAGACTCGCTCTGAAGTGGCTGGTACCACCAAGAAGTCGAAGAAGCAGAAGGGCGGCGG from the Stenotrophomonas maltophilia genome contains:
- the rplC gene encoding 50S ribosomal protein L3: MTKKYSLGFVGRKAGMSRVFTEDGRSIPVTLIEATPNRIAQIKTVETDGYSAVQVTVGARRAALVNKPEAGHFAKAKVEAGRGLWEFRVEDAQLGDFAVGGEVKADIFEVGQIVDVQGVTKGKGFQGTIKRHNFRMGDATHGNSLSHRAPGSLGQRQTPGRVFPGKKMSGHMGAVQQSTQNLEVVKVDVERGLIAVRGAVPGAAGGDVIVRPASKA